CGTAGAGGATCGTCGTGGTGGACTCTGCATCCACATCGATCAAGTTCACTTCGCCAAAACCCGGGTTAGTGGCATGGTGATCCACCACAATGACCTTGTCTTTGATGTCCACAATGGTGTCCACGAATGCGCCAGTGCGCTCAATGGAACCACAGTCGACGACAATCACTAGATCAGATTCAGGAAGCGTGTCACCGAAGTAGACGGACTCAGATCCTGGGATGGTCAACAAATTCTCCGGGATAGAATCAGTTTGACCAATCGCGCCGACAGCTTCTTTGCCGATCTGCTGCAACGACAACACGGTAGATGTGACGCTGCCAATGGCATCGGCATCGGGACGAAGGTGGCCGACCACAGTGATGGACTGTGCAGCCTGGACCAAAGTAAAGGCGTCGAGGAACTCGTGCTTCTCAATCACCTTGGTTATTCCTCAGACTCAGACGACGGCGTCTTGTAAGGATTTGCATCGCCTGCTGGAACTGCACCTTCGCGCAGCTTTGCCAGTTCGGCATCACGCTGGCGAGCGCGCTCAAGGAGAGCTTCCATGTGAGCGGATGCCTCTGGCACCGTATCAATTCGGTATGTCAAGGTTGGGGTGAAACGTACACCAAGCTGCTGACCAACAATTTTGCGGAGCTGTCCACGTGCGCGGTGGAGAGCTTCTGCAGCTGCCTCCAAGTCGGGCTCTTCTTCGATGCTCGCACCGCGAACAGTGTAGAACACGGTTGCGTCGTGGAGGTCTCCAGTCATGGTCACGTCAGTGATGGTGACGAATTCCAAACGGCGGTCCTTAATATCGCGCTCAATTGCGCTGGCCACGATCGTTTGAATGCGCTTTGCCATTCGTGCAGCGCGGGCGTTGTCAGCCATGTTGGACCACTCCTTATTCTGTGCAGATCATAGAATATTCTTTTGGAATTCTACCCTGCTTTAGGGAAAACTTTTATCAGTATATACGGACTATGTGGGGATAAGACCATCAAATCCTGTGCAGCCTGTACTAGGCGTCAGACTGCGAGTTCAATGAGTTGAAATGTACACGGGGCTGGCCTTCATGTTGAAGACCAGCCCCGTGTCATACGCTCTTAGCGGTTACCGCTGGATGAGCGCTGTTAAAGATTAAGCCTCGCGAGGAACCTCAACCATTTCATAAACCTCGATCTTGTCATCAACGGAGATGTCTGGGTAGGACAAAACCACACCGCACTCGTAGCCTGCAGAGACTTCGGTGACATCGTCCTTCTCACGACGCAGAGATTCGATCTTCGCGTTCTCGGCGATAACGTTGCCGTCGCGGGTGATGCGAACGGTGGCGTTGCGACGAACCTTGCCGTCTTCCACCATGCAGCCTGCGATGAGGCCAACGGAGGAAGCCTTGAAGATTGCGCGGATTTCCGCGTGGCCAATGATGCGCTCTTCGTAGATTGGCTTGAGCATGCCCTTGAGAGCAGACTCGACCTCTTCGATAGCGCGGTAGATGACCGTGTAGTAGCGAACATCGACGCCTTCGGCGTTAGCTTCTTCCGTAGCCTTACCTTCAGCGCGAACGTTGAAGGCGATGATGACTGCGTCGGAAGCTGCCGCCAAGGACACGTTGGTCTGGGTGACTGCACCGACACCGCGGTCAATGATGTTGAGCTGGACTTCGTCGTCCATCTCGATCTTCAGCAGTGCCTCTTCCAGTGCTTCCACAGAACCTGCGTTGTCACCCTTAAGGATGAGGTTA
The window above is part of the Corynebacterium deserti GIMN1.010 genome. Proteins encoded here:
- the rbfA gene encoding 30S ribosome-binding factor RbfA: MADNARAARMAKRIQTIVASAIERDIKDRRLEFVTITDVTMTGDLHDATVFYTVRGASIEEEPDLEAAAEALHRARGQLRKIVGQQLGVRFTPTLTYRIDTVPEASAHMEALLERARQRDAELAKLREGAVPAGDANPYKTPSSESEE